In Candidatus Hydrogenedens sp., the genomic window TTCATTTTTTCAAAAACGCCTTCCTTTGCGGAAATTTTTATATGTTCTGTACCGGATTGGACATCGTAAATAACAGCATGCACATCCTCAACCTTCCATGTGTTTTCATCAATAACAGCGAACTTTTCGGCGTGTAACCATAATGTGGGTTTTCGTGCTTCACCTATTGTAGGGCGAGGGTCATGATGGTACAAATCTACAGAAGAGACATTCATATTATCTATGGATGGATGTTGAGGAACGGTTGTTTCAGGGGGAGGTGTGGTTGCAGACGGTTTTTTACCGCAGGAAAATAATAGAATTATACATATTATAAATACCGCTATCCATCTCATTACACAGTGCCTCGGGCGTTTTTTTCATAAATAATTTTCAATCCTTTTAATGTTAACAAAGGGTCAACCACATCAATATTTTTTGCTAATTGGGCTATGGTTTCCGCAAGTCCCCCTGTTGCAAGAACACGGGCAGGTGTTCCCATCTCCGAGCGTATCCGTTTTATCAATCCATTTACCAAATCCGCGTATCCATAGGTAAGACCGGAACGAATATTGGTTACAGTGTCCCGACCGATAACAGAGGGGGGGATGCTAATTTCTACTCGTGGTAACTTGGCACAGTGTTCAAACAAGGCATCTGCGGATAATTGTATGCCAGGCACAATTACTCCACCCAACCACTCGGATTTGGCTGTTACTACATCAAAAGTTGTGGCAGTGCCAAAATCTACTATGATTAAGGGACCTCCGTATTCTTCAATCCCTGCTACAGCATTTACAATACGGTCGGCGCCCACTTCTTTCGGATTATCACATTGGAGAACAATCCCTGTGCGTATTCCCGGTTCAACCATTATAGGCTCAAACCCAAAAGCGCGTTTGCACAAATCATATAAAGCAGAATTGATATCCGGTACTACGCTGGAAATACAACATCCCCGAATTTGAGAAATCTTAATATTGGAGGAATAAAATAACATGTTTATTAATAAATAAAACTCATCTCCGGTTCGATAATTGGATGTTACAACCCTCCAGTGATTTAGTAACTTATCCTTATGATAGATACCAAGAACAATATTTGAATTTCCAACATCAATAACCAATAACATAGTTATACCTTCCTACCCATCGGGCATTTAATAATGGGAAAGTATCTATCTTTATTTATTGTATTATATCCTTTCTATTAATAACGAAATATCTAACGCAGAAACAGAATGGGTTATTGCTCCTACGGAAATAATGTGAACCCCGGTTTCTGCTACAGGACGAACACGCTCTAAATTTATATTTCCACTTGCTTCCAATAGTACCGGGTGTCCCTTGGCTATCTTTACTGCTGCCTTTATTTCCTCTAACTCCATATTATCCAGCAAGATAGCGTCTGCCCCCGCTTTTAATGATTCTTTAACCTGCTCCAGAGTTATTACTTCAACTTCTATCCGTTCCAGATGAGAAATGCGTTCGCGAATATTACGGATGGCTGAGGCTATATCTCCTGCTATTTCTAAATGATTTTCTTTTATTAATATTCCGTCTGATAGGTTAAACCGATGCCGATGTCCTCCTCCATGAACTACGGCATCAATCTCCATGGCTCGGAGTAATGGCATGGTCTTTCGAGTATGACAAATCCGTACAGACAAATCTTTTACCCGGGATACAAATTTATGCGTTAGTGTTGCAACTCCTGAAAGATGTTTTAAGAAGTTAAGAGATACGCGTTCAGCGCTTAACACGGCATGGGCATTCCCTTCAAAAGAAGCAATAATTTCTCCTTTTCGTATATGTGTTCCATCCGTAACGGATTCCCAATTTTCTATTTCTGCTTCGTTGAGTTCATATAATCTACGGAATACCTCAATTCCACTGATAATTCCCTCCGCCTTCGCAATTACTTTTACTTTACACCTTCTATCCGGTGGGACAACAGCATTCGTTGTTTTATCTCCCAGCCCTATATCTTCCTGAAGTGTAAGATACAAAAGTTCATCTCTATCAATAGGACAAAACATGGCTATACATCCTGTTATATAAGGTTAATGTCGGATTTTAATCCACTTAAATGCTCAATCATATCACAAAAACATACATATAATCGAATTGTGATTGTTTAGTCTTCATAAAAACG contains:
- a CDS encoding type III pantothenate kinase, whose product is MLLVIDVGNSNIVLGIYHKDKLLNHWRVVTSNYRTGDEFYLLINMLFYSSNIKISQIRGCCISSVVPDINSALYDLCKRAFGFEPIMVEPGIRTGIVLQCDNPKEVGADRIVNAVAGIEEYGGPLIIVDFGTATTFDVVTAKSEWLGGVIVPGIQLSADALFEHCAKLPRVEISIPPSVIGRDTVTNIRSGLTYGYADLVNGLIKRIRSEMGTPARVLATGGLAETIAQLAKNIDVVDPLLTLKGLKIIYEKNARGTV
- the nadC gene encoding carboxylating nicotinate-nucleotide diphosphorylase, whose protein sequence is MFCPIDRDELLYLTLQEDIGLGDKTTNAVVPPDRRCKVKVIAKAEGIISGIEVFRRLYELNEAEIENWESVTDGTHIRKGEIIASFEGNAHAVLSAERVSLNFLKHLSGVATLTHKFVSRVKDLSVRICHTRKTMPLLRAMEIDAVVHGGGHRHRFNLSDGILIKENHLEIAGDIASAIRNIRERISHLERIEVEVITLEQVKESLKAGADAILLDNMELEEIKAAVKIAKGHPVLLEASGNINLERVRPVAETGVHIISVGAITHSVSALDISLLIERI